A single genomic interval of Agromyces cerinus harbors:
- a CDS encoding carbohydrate ABC transporter permease, which translates to MSTTDTPMAFAAGDEGTTSEREAEIILASFEDPAPRRFGPKSRRRILRAGGHLVAAWLVTLAFVLPIYIALSSAFKSQDQILANPLAPPAPFTFDNILTALQRPDQLVQSGLMNSILVTALTLIFLIPLASALSFWISERPPVLKGILLAVFALGLMVPPQVVLQPIVSLLQTIGLQNSYPGLILSNIGGGYMAFAVFVFVGFLRTLPSEVIEAARVDGAGDLRIWWTIVMPLMRPATATVGIFLGLWVWNDFLNPLFILGPLQGQTITTGIYQSLGTYSTDYGQLFGIMLLAAIIPVVGYLVTQREFIHGLMSGASKG; encoded by the coding sequence GTGAGCACCACGGACACGCCCATGGCATTCGCCGCCGGCGATGAAGGGACCACGTCCGAGCGCGAGGCCGAGATCATTCTCGCGTCGTTCGAAGACCCTGCGCCCCGCAGGTTCGGGCCGAAGAGCCGACGCCGGATTCTTCGTGCCGGGGGACACCTCGTCGCGGCCTGGCTCGTCACACTCGCGTTCGTGCTGCCGATCTACATCGCACTGTCCAGCGCGTTCAAGAGCCAGGATCAGATCCTCGCCAACCCCCTCGCGCCCCCGGCCCCGTTCACGTTCGACAACATCCTGACTGCGCTGCAACGACCCGATCAATTGGTCCAGAGCGGTCTGATGAACTCGATCCTCGTCACCGCGCTGACGCTCATCTTCCTGATTCCGCTGGCGTCGGCCCTCAGCTTCTGGATCTCGGAACGGCCCCCGGTGCTCAAGGGGATTCTGCTGGCCGTGTTCGCACTGGGCCTGATGGTGCCGCCGCAGGTGGTGCTGCAGCCGATCGTCTCCCTGCTCCAGACCATCGGGCTGCAGAACAGCTATCCGGGCCTCATCCTGTCCAACATCGGCGGGGGATACATGGCGTTCGCCGTGTTCGTGTTCGTCGGATTCCTCAGAACGCTGCCCAGCGAAGTCATCGAAGCTGCACGGGTCGACGGCGCCGGCGACCTGCGAATCTGGTGGACCATCGTGATGCCGCTGATGCGCCCGGCCACGGCGACCGTCGGGATCTTCCTCGGACTCTGGGTGTGGAACGACTTCCTCAACCCGCTGTTCATTCTCGGACCCCTGCAGGGGCAGACCATCACGACCGGTATCTACCAGTCCCTCGGTACCTACTCGACCGACTACGGCCAGCTGTTCGGCATCATGCTCCTCGCAGCGATCATCCCCGTCGTCGGCTACCTCGTCACTCAGCGCGAGTTCATTCACGGACTCATGTCCGGAGCCTCCAAGGGCTGA
- a CDS encoding ROK family transcriptional regulator, with product MPRGTNLPAVGGFNQSVILDLIRRHPDGVSRVEISEMTGLAPQTISNASKRLLEDGLIREGGRKIQGRGKPRVILELIPQSRFAVGVHLDPTVITYVVLDLQGSVVAHRRARTPSIADPDEVVVAISESVAAIIDEAGVNREQVLGIGIASPGPIDLARGVVVDPPLLEGWRNVPLRDSLAHLTGMPVVLEKDVNAAVVAELWTHAETAGDVAFFYLGTGIGIGLAIDGEVIRGVTGNAGDGGTLVVPARGLPPRRRSEKLGHLATPQYLVSQAVDEGVLAEAPDPHDLAAIDDAFSMLVDKASAGNEEAERILDRAAGFIASALVSVINLLDVDEIIFGGPAWARLSRRMRPEIAQLVADSPDRTARRPVGMVDSRVGEDVAAVGAACLVLDARLTPRPSTLLITS from the coding sequence ATGCCTCGTGGAACGAACCTGCCCGCTGTGGGCGGATTCAATCAAAGTGTCATTCTCGACTTGATTCGCCGCCATCCCGATGGCGTCAGTCGAGTCGAGATCTCCGAAATGACCGGGCTGGCGCCGCAGACGATCTCCAATGCATCCAAAAGGCTGCTCGAGGATGGACTCATCCGCGAGGGTGGGCGAAAGATCCAAGGTCGCGGCAAGCCTCGCGTGATCCTCGAGCTCATTCCGCAGAGCCGGTTCGCGGTCGGGGTGCACCTCGACCCGACGGTCATCACCTACGTCGTCCTCGATCTTCAAGGGTCGGTCGTCGCCCATCGTCGTGCCCGCACGCCGAGCATCGCCGACCCAGACGAGGTCGTCGTCGCGATCAGCGAATCCGTCGCGGCGATCATCGACGAGGCGGGGGTGAACCGTGAGCAGGTGCTGGGCATCGGCATCGCGTCGCCGGGGCCCATCGACCTCGCTCGTGGTGTCGTCGTCGACCCGCCGTTGCTCGAGGGCTGGCGCAATGTGCCGCTCAGGGATTCGTTGGCGCACCTGACGGGGATGCCGGTGGTCTTGGAGAAGGACGTGAACGCCGCAGTCGTCGCTGAGCTCTGGACCCACGCGGAAACCGCTGGTGACGTGGCGTTCTTCTACCTCGGCACCGGCATCGGCATCGGCCTCGCCATCGATGGCGAGGTCATCCGCGGCGTGACCGGGAATGCGGGTGATGGAGGAACGCTCGTCGTGCCGGCGCGTGGCCTCCCTCCCCGGCGGCGCAGCGAGAAGCTCGGTCATCTCGCCACTCCGCAGTACCTCGTCAGTCAGGCGGTGGATGAGGGCGTGCTCGCGGAGGCGCCCGATCCGCACGACCTCGCGGCGATCGATGACGCGTTCTCGATGCTCGTCGACAAGGCGTCTGCCGGCAACGAGGAGGCGGAGCGGATCCTCGATCGCGCTGCGGGTTTCATCGCGTCGGCGCTCGTCTCCGTCATCAACCTCCTCGACGTCGACGAGATCATCTTCGGCGGTCCGGCATGGGCGCGATTGAGCCGGCGCATGAGGCCGGAGATCGCCCAGCTTGTGGCCGACTCCCCGGATCGAACCGCACGGCGGCCCGTCGGCATGGTCGACAGTCGCGTCGGCGAGGATGTGGCCGCGGTGGGCGCTGCCTGCCTGGTGCTCGATGCCCGGCTGACGCCACGACCGTCCACGTTGCTCATCACCAGCTGA
- a CDS encoding glycosyl hydrolase family 95 catalytic domain-containing protein produces the protein MRNTRYRHRIGAATIAVSMSIGLTAVAVPAAATVDDGSGAAPGPASADWERISEIVGGITGKWTGDGYPGAYSDKVPNTALLGNGDLGVTSAGAAGQKSFLLSKSDFVSAGDLKGVFNSGDNLTKPLPIGGITIQEAADETARNLAPGYSAVTASSQHPDFAPKRAVTGTPAGEGWVSQVGKQQWLELSFAEPIDVQRWVVWNDGGVRPGQSKNNTSDFRLQVSETGGPNGVWTDVSVVDDNAADVFDQNLETSVRSAHFRLYITEPLQPSNTDSSPRARIGQLELYESAKAPGTAVTTTETQDILNAEVRTSMAIGGVPVDMETWLAPDANVLVTEVTSKGESAVDLDVKTWGKPGNAKYPVTSAEEHGVATATRSTFNNAPANPASWRSQATLATAVVGADAAATADSTKGEAYTTFTLEPGETVQIVTAVGGGGKTFAPDGSLNGEDPKAEALTLLAGAADAERLGDLEAERTEWWKDFWSASFIDLPNRPEVMRYYYGAQYLLGSTSRDGELAPGLYGIWHTTDNPSWSSDYHLNYNFIATFYGTDSSNRPELSLPAADAMLSFMPEGERRAADPAQLRRINSAYIDSRPDLQNGIADAVLYPVGIGPWGTVTDDHYLSEALNAAYSANPLIEYYRYTQDTEYLESEVYDYLVHCVNFYDAWLDKSGEAYTLYAGYNEGSWAKNPAVELAALKNVLGELIDASETLDRDAEKRAHWQDLFDRLAPQPTSTWNGKQVYSLAEKEWKNGQWVPLANPVPADGNIIPLDIVVPGGQLGFYSPSDELEIARNTIDVFGDGAWRQINNFPRIFNDAVQSRYPAGTVLEKLTRTINEQIQPNLRISDGVHGVEKIGATAAINNMLLMSDQGVVKVFPNWVAGEDASFARLRAEGAFVVSAGYDGAANRVGEVSVTSEAGQRLTIASPWAEGVDVFDSAGVEVETVHGTAPNWSSEVTFTFDTRKGETYTLRSHTPKFEVEVDNGEASPSAARAGETVTLTADAPADFHEFDRWITDEVTVADDGAATTTFVMPDHQVTAAATYRSTVPVLDSRVSYTDDYALITFPIRGANGKNYEVYVSKTGEPGSFTQYRDVRFNSKGARLYGLEDGTKVYAYVVYRTGGDVVEVTAPVVIEP, from the coding sequence ATGAGAAACACACGCTATCGACACCGCATCGGCGCCGCAACGATCGCCGTGAGCATGTCCATCGGGTTGACGGCAGTGGCCGTGCCCGCGGCTGCGACGGTCGACGACGGCTCCGGTGCGGCACCCGGCCCCGCTTCAGCGGACTGGGAGCGGATCAGCGAGATCGTCGGCGGAATCACCGGAAAGTGGACCGGTGACGGCTACCCCGGTGCCTACTCCGACAAGGTGCCGAACACCGCACTGCTCGGCAACGGCGACCTCGGGGTGACCTCCGCCGGCGCGGCGGGCCAGAAATCCTTCCTGCTGTCGAAGTCCGACTTCGTCTCGGCGGGAGACCTCAAGGGCGTCTTCAACAGTGGCGACAACCTCACGAAGCCGCTGCCGATCGGCGGCATCACGATCCAGGAAGCAGCGGACGAGACCGCGCGGAACCTCGCGCCCGGCTACTCCGCGGTCACGGCGAGCTCGCAGCATCCCGACTTCGCACCGAAGCGCGCGGTGACCGGCACCCCTGCCGGTGAAGGCTGGGTGTCGCAGGTCGGCAAGCAGCAGTGGCTCGAGCTCTCGTTCGCCGAGCCGATCGACGTGCAGCGCTGGGTGGTCTGGAACGATGGCGGCGTCCGCCCCGGGCAGAGCAAGAACAACACGAGCGACTTCCGGTTGCAGGTCAGCGAGACCGGCGGGCCGAACGGGGTCTGGACCGATGTCTCGGTGGTCGACGACAACGCCGCCGACGTCTTCGACCAGAACCTGGAGACGAGCGTGCGCTCTGCGCACTTCCGGCTGTACATCACGGAGCCGCTGCAACCGAGCAACACCGATTCGTCTCCCCGTGCCCGGATCGGGCAGCTCGAGCTGTATGAATCGGCCAAGGCACCCGGGACGGCGGTCACCACGACCGAGACGCAGGACATCCTCAATGCTGAGGTCCGAACCTCGATGGCGATCGGCGGCGTGCCCGTCGACATGGAGACCTGGCTCGCACCGGATGCCAACGTGCTCGTCACCGAGGTGACCTCGAAGGGCGAATCCGCGGTCGATCTGGACGTGAAGACCTGGGGCAAGCCCGGAAACGCGAAGTACCCGGTGACGAGCGCGGAGGAGCACGGAGTCGCGACGGCCACGCGTTCGACCTTCAACAACGCACCGGCGAACCCGGCATCGTGGCGATCGCAGGCGACACTGGCGACCGCAGTGGTCGGAGCGGACGCTGCCGCAACCGCAGATTCCACGAAGGGCGAGGCGTACACCACCTTCACGCTCGAGCCGGGGGAGACAGTGCAGATCGTCACCGCCGTCGGCGGCGGCGGGAAGACGTTCGCACCCGACGGTTCACTGAACGGTGAGGACCCGAAGGCGGAAGCGCTGACGCTGCTCGCCGGCGCCGCCGACGCCGAACGCCTGGGCGACCTCGAAGCCGAGCGGACGGAGTGGTGGAAGGACTTCTGGTCGGCGTCGTTCATCGACCTGCCGAATCGACCCGAGGTCATGCGCTACTACTACGGAGCTCAATACTTGCTCGGCAGCACGTCGAGAGACGGCGAACTCGCTCCCGGCCTGTACGGCATCTGGCACACGACCGACAACCCGAGTTGGTCGTCGGACTACCACCTGAACTACAACTTCATCGCGACGTTCTACGGCACGGACTCGAGCAACCGGCCCGAGTTGTCATTGCCTGCTGCGGACGCGATGTTGAGCTTCATGCCGGAAGGTGAGCGCCGTGCCGCCGACCCGGCACAGTTGCGGCGGATCAATAGCGCCTACATCGACAGCCGACCCGATCTGCAGAACGGCATCGCCGACGCCGTGCTCTATCCGGTGGGAATCGGGCCGTGGGGGACGGTCACCGACGATCACTACCTTTCTGAAGCGCTCAATGCCGCGTACAGTGCCAACCCGCTGATCGAGTACTACCGATACACCCAGGACACGGAGTATCTCGAAAGCGAGGTGTACGACTATCTCGTGCACTGCGTCAACTTCTACGACGCATGGCTCGACAAGTCCGGTGAGGCGTACACGCTGTACGCCGGTTACAACGAGGGCTCGTGGGCGAAGAACCCCGCGGTGGAGCTCGCGGCCCTGAAGAACGTGCTCGGTGAGCTGATCGATGCGAGCGAGACGCTCGATCGTGATGCCGAGAAGCGAGCGCACTGGCAGGACCTCTTCGACCGCTTGGCGCCTCAGCCGACGAGCACGTGGAACGGCAAGCAGGTGTACTCGCTTGCAGAGAAGGAGTGGAAGAACGGTCAGTGGGTGCCGCTCGCGAATCCGGTGCCGGCGGACGGCAACATCATCCCGCTCGACATCGTCGTGCCGGGCGGTCAGCTCGGGTTCTACTCGCCGAGCGACGAGCTGGAGATCGCGCGCAATACCATCGACGTCTTCGGCGACGGTGCGTGGCGTCAGATCAACAACTTCCCCCGCATCTTCAACGACGCGGTGCAATCCCGGTATCCGGCCGGCACGGTGCTCGAGAAGCTGACCCGAACCATCAACGAGCAGATCCAGCCCAACCTGCGCATCAGCGACGGCGTGCACGGGGTGGAGAAGATCGGAGCCACGGCCGCGATCAACAACATGCTGCTGATGAGCGACCAGGGCGTCGTCAAGGTGTTCCCGAACTGGGTGGCAGGTGAGGATGCATCGTTTGCTCGGCTCCGTGCCGAGGGTGCGTTCGTCGTCTCCGCGGGCTACGACGGTGCCGCCAATCGCGTCGGTGAGGTCTCCGTCACGAGTGAGGCCGGGCAGCGACTGACGATCGCTTCGCCGTGGGCCGAAGGTGTCGACGTCTTCGATTCCGCCGGCGTGGAGGTCGAGACCGTGCACGGCACCGCCCCGAACTGGTCGAGCGAGGTGACCTTCACGTTCGACACGCGCAAGGGCGAGACCTACACGCTTCGATCCCACACGCCGAAGTTCGAGGTCGAGGTCGACAACGGCGAGGCATCGCCCTCAGCCGCACGGGCAGGTGAGACAGTGACGCTCACCGCGGACGCCCCGGCCGATTTCCACGAGTTCGACCGCTGGATCACGGATGAGGTGACCGTGGCCGACGACGGCGCCGCAACAACCACGTTCGTGATGCCAGATCACCAGGTGACCGCCGCTGCAACGTATCGCAGCACGGTTCCCGTGCTCGATTCACGGGTCTCGTACACGGATGACTATGCCTTGATCACCTTCCCGATTCGCGGCGCGAACGGCAAAAACTACGAGGTGTACGTGTCGAAGACGGGTGAGCCGGGTTCGTTCACGCAGTACCGCGACGTCCGATTCAACTCGAAGGGCGCCCGCCTGTACGGGCTGGAAGATGGCACCAAGGTTTACGCCTACGTCGTATACCGAACGGGTGGCGACGTGGTCGAAGTCACCGCTCCGGTTGTGATCGAACCGTAG
- a CDS encoding glycoside hydrolase family 38 N-terminal domain-containing protein → MWGLLRIARWRTRIGPARRAVSTAHAHTKSPLKGSTVSVTSVEEILVLHHSHLDVGYTHAQPVVWQLQGEYITQAVEWLEATADLPVEAQPKWTCEAYEPVLRWLRAAPQSQIDRFVALHQAGRIGVAALRWNVSALPDRPGLNRLIEGKRELEAVLGSRVSVACQHDVPGAQWALADVLLDAGVDMLIMGANLHSGRPVQPRPGMFGWEAPSGRTLRVFNGHHYTMFDQLLYSWDDSVDRMQEGWEETSAHLQRSGYSLPFLYLSSTCSPVMWDNAPPNPYLPGLIQRWNERGEGPTIRYATFDDLRDAASVVPHDQLEVRRGDWTDYWTFGAGSTPTATSASRHAKARLHEVAAIGTDRRDVVHTAQERTDLFDEHTWGFFDPSPANPQAVTTELLKRALAHEADELAGFALMSGLEALAENPPADRGLSGVLVVNAADHARTVHPEIPEAWFRDARPAGERTYRARRMAYDSRPWRVRLPNDEVRRVQGIELPARSYRIVPFAELRGVQSSTIQHHTEQQPTFGSPSWDAFSEVARVTGTIETPFHRVQYDGETGRIVSLFDIVNGAELTNTDDEYDFFEFVRERADAMVDGTREAFYKRDLDGEKFDQLGWDAWRPIRERARRPLSCSVVVEDDRATLTRRIDAPGLSFLTQRFTFSSSSPVIEVDVEFELLADTTPQAIYFVTPLNMPANWSGSFDSAGEVVRLDDDQLEGACRGWATVETFAAISGSSLTQVLFTPDAPLVQFGTFHFGPPMDRVPRDSNPRMLAWAYNNYWMTNYPLTEPGVVRLRFGFASYAHVADQELRERAYDFAHAPIIWPVTTHGRSPGAGRLTAPSAV, encoded by the coding sequence GTGTGGGGTCTCCTCCGCATCGCGCGATGGCGCACCCGCATAGGTCCAGCACGTCGCGCTGTGAGCACCGCTCACGCGCACACGAAATCCCCTCTGAAAGGCAGCACCGTGTCAGTAACGTCCGTCGAGGAGATCCTCGTCCTGCACCACAGTCATCTCGATGTCGGCTACACCCACGCACAGCCCGTCGTCTGGCAGTTGCAGGGCGAATACATCACGCAGGCGGTCGAATGGCTCGAGGCCACCGCGGACTTGCCGGTCGAGGCGCAGCCCAAGTGGACCTGTGAGGCCTACGAACCTGTCTTGCGATGGCTTCGAGCGGCACCGCAATCGCAGATCGACCGGTTCGTCGCGTTGCACCAAGCAGGCCGGATCGGGGTCGCGGCGCTCCGATGGAACGTCAGCGCGCTGCCCGACCGGCCCGGCCTCAACCGACTGATCGAGGGCAAGCGCGAGCTCGAGGCCGTGCTCGGATCCCGTGTTTCGGTCGCATGCCAGCACGATGTGCCCGGAGCACAATGGGCACTCGCCGACGTGCTCCTCGACGCCGGTGTCGACATGTTGATCATGGGGGCGAATCTGCACTCCGGTCGCCCGGTGCAGCCACGCCCGGGCATGTTCGGGTGGGAGGCCCCATCCGGTCGGACCTTGCGCGTCTTCAACGGTCACCACTACACGATGTTCGACCAGTTGCTCTACTCGTGGGACGACTCGGTGGATCGAATGCAGGAAGGGTGGGAAGAGACATCCGCACATCTGCAGCGTTCCGGATACTCGCTCCCGTTCCTCTACCTGTCGAGCACCTGCTCGCCGGTGATGTGGGACAACGCACCACCGAATCCGTACCTGCCCGGTCTGATCCAACGGTGGAACGAGCGCGGCGAGGGCCCCACGATCCGGTACGCGACGTTCGACGACCTGCGCGATGCCGCCAGCGTTGTTCCACACGACCAGCTCGAGGTTCGCCGAGGCGACTGGACCGACTACTGGACCTTCGGTGCCGGGAGCACGCCGACGGCCACGTCGGCATCGCGGCATGCGAAGGCTCGTCTGCACGAGGTCGCGGCGATCGGAACGGACCGCCGCGATGTCGTGCACACCGCGCAGGAACGCACGGATCTCTTCGACGAGCACACCTGGGGGTTCTTCGACCCGTCGCCGGCGAACCCGCAGGCCGTGACGACCGAGCTGCTGAAACGCGCCCTGGCACATGAGGCCGACGAGCTGGCCGGCTTCGCCCTCATGTCAGGACTGGAAGCACTCGCGGAGAATCCGCCCGCCGATCGCGGGCTGTCCGGGGTACTCGTCGTCAATGCCGCTGATCATGCGCGCACCGTGCATCCTGAGATTCCGGAAGCCTGGTTTCGCGACGCCCGCCCTGCGGGGGAGCGCACCTACCGCGCCCGTCGCATGGCGTACGACTCCCGCCCGTGGCGCGTGCGCCTGCCGAATGACGAGGTGCGTCGGGTGCAGGGAATCGAACTTCCCGCTCGCAGCTACCGCATCGTGCCCTTCGCCGAGTTGCGTGGAGTCCAATCCTCAACGATCCAGCACCACACGGAGCAACAGCCGACTTTCGGTTCGCCGAGCTGGGACGCGTTCTCTGAAGTCGCGCGGGTCACGGGCACCATCGAAACCCCATTCCACCGAGTGCAGTACGACGGTGAGACGGGGCGGATCGTGTCGCTGTTCGACATCGTGAACGGGGCCGAGCTGACGAACACCGATGACGAGTACGACTTCTTCGAGTTCGTCCGCGAGCGTGCCGACGCCATGGTCGACGGCACCCGTGAGGCGTTCTACAAGCGTGATCTCGACGGTGAGAAGTTCGATCAACTCGGGTGGGATGCGTGGCGTCCGATCCGCGAACGTGCACGGCGGCCGCTGTCCTGCAGCGTCGTCGTCGAAGACGACCGCGCCACGCTGACACGGCGGATCGACGCGCCGGGTCTGAGCTTCTTGACGCAGCGGTTCACCTTCTCGAGCAGCTCGCCCGTGATCGAGGTCGATGTCGAGTTCGAGCTCCTCGCCGACACCACACCGCAGGCGATCTACTTCGTCACTCCGCTGAACATGCCCGCGAACTGGAGTGGGAGTTTCGACTCCGCTGGCGAGGTCGTCCGGCTCGATGACGATCAGCTCGAGGGTGCGTGCCGGGGATGGGCGACCGTGGAGACCTTCGCGGCGATCTCGGGCTCGTCACTCACGCAGGTGCTGTTCACTCCCGATGCGCCGCTCGTCCAGTTCGGCACCTTCCACTTCGGGCCACCGATGGATCGTGTGCCCCGTGACTCGAACCCGCGCATGCTGGCGTGGGCGTACAACAACTACTGGATGACCAATTACCCGCTGACCGAGCCGGGCGTGGTGCGCCTCCGGTTCGGATTCGCCTCGTATGCGCACGTCGCCGATCAGGAGCTGCGAGAGCGGGCCTACGACTTCGCCCACGCTCCGATCATCTGGCCGGTCACGACGCACGGGCGATCGCCAGGCGCGGGGCGCCTCACCGCCCCGTCGGCAGTGTGA
- a CDS encoding ABC transporter substrate-binding protein, with product MKRNRVFAAVAVGAISLLGVTACSTSAPKDDKALTFMVFETPALDATFWDASIDNALEGLSGVTVEKIVSPDADRNAYAKQLQASGQFPDILSSINPKDFLDAGLLEPFDQSWLKENFLQPEANNIDGETYIPPTNAQVIPLVFYNKQIFADNNIDVPTTWAEFADVISKLKAAGVTPLELAGAEAWAASMPLVGLASADVLGQDPEWIQKRYDGDVHFTDPLFADAMQKAADLVDAGAYDSAALSVDYATANQNFLDGKSGMYPMGSWFTGSSYLTPEQAANIGAFPWPTDDGTVVIPFNIGGTTSVASQSKDVGNASEFAQNWSLDPRNLSVLIETDGAYPMMKNLTLDDFDVEVSDLYTETYGLVTDENTKVSAFGWINNDDALAPGLNDLFYAMSQSLFSNSDVEAQLAQLDADWDAAVGQ from the coding sequence GTGAAGCGCAATCGAGTCTTCGCAGCAGTTGCCGTCGGCGCCATCTCACTGCTCGGCGTCACCGCATGCTCGACCTCGGCACCCAAGGACGACAAGGCGTTGACGTTCATGGTGTTCGAGACGCCGGCCCTCGACGCCACGTTCTGGGACGCGTCGATCGACAACGCACTCGAAGGACTGTCCGGTGTCACCGTCGAGAAGATCGTCAGCCCCGACGCGGACCGCAATGCCTACGCGAAGCAGCTCCAAGCGAGCGGCCAGTTCCCGGACATCCTGTCCTCCATCAACCCGAAGGACTTCCTCGACGCCGGTCTGCTCGAGCCCTTCGACCAGAGCTGGCTGAAGGAGAACTTCCTCCAGCCCGAGGCGAACAACATCGACGGCGAGACCTACATCCCGCCGACCAACGCCCAGGTCATCCCGCTCGTCTTCTACAACAAGCAGATCTTTGCCGACAACAACATCGACGTCCCCACCACGTGGGCCGAGTTCGCCGACGTCATCAGCAAGCTCAAGGCCGCCGGAGTCACCCCGCTCGAGCTCGCAGGTGCCGAAGCCTGGGCTGCGAGCATGCCGTTGGTCGGCCTGGCCAGCGCCGACGTGCTCGGACAGGACCCGGAATGGATCCAGAAGCGATACGACGGTGACGTGCACTTCACCGACCCGCTGTTCGCCGACGCGATGCAGAAGGCCGCCGACCTCGTCGACGCCGGAGCCTATGATTCCGCCGCGCTGAGCGTCGACTACGCCACCGCCAACCAGAACTTCCTCGACGGCAAGAGCGGCATGTACCCGATGGGCAGCTGGTTCACCGGCTCCAGCTACCTCACCCCCGAGCAGGCGGCCAACATCGGCGCCTTCCCGTGGCCGACCGATGACGGCACCGTCGTCATCCCGTTCAACATCGGCGGCACCACCTCGGTCGCATCGCAGTCGAAGGATGTCGGGAACGCCAGCGAGTTCGCCCAGAACTGGTCGCTCGACCCCCGCAACCTGTCGGTGCTCATCGAGACCGACGGCGCCTACCCGATGATGAAGAACCTCACCCTCGACGACTTCGATGTCGAGGTCAGCGATCTGTACACCGAGACCTACGGGCTCGTCACCGACGAGAACACCAAGGTCTCCGCGTTCGGCTGGATCAACAACGACGATGCGCTCGCCCCGGGTCTGAACGACCTGTTCTACGCCATGTCCCAGTCGCTGTTCTCCAACAGCGACGTCGAAGCACAGCTCGCGCAGCTCGATGCCGACTGGGATGCCGCCGTCGGCCAGTAG
- a CDS encoding carbohydrate ABC transporter permease yields the protein MSTQVAARRRGSGTRRRGLSLAPVAWIAIALYAAFLLYPIVQSVIQSFTDRNPLKPESSFVGFANYIELFQDPRLARSLGFTLVVVVFVTVVANTLGLMFAMLLNRSTVNYRVMRTLIFIPQVLSGVIVAFIWRSILTQNGLLNVTLQNLGLTDTAISWIGTPELATLSICVVVSWITIAFSTVVYTASLQSVPAELYEAAKVDGAGVFGRFRNVTFPMIAPGMTISVTLSLITTLKLYDVIAVLTGGGPANSTKSVAYYLIDVAFTNNRFGYSSAIAIFLLGLTALVAYTTTGLLRRREAHL from the coding sequence ATGTCCACCCAGGTCGCCGCTCGACGGCGTGGCAGCGGCACTCGCCGCCGGGGCCTCAGCCTCGCCCCCGTTGCCTGGATCGCGATCGCGCTCTACGCCGCGTTCCTGCTGTACCCGATCGTGCAGAGCGTGATCCAGAGCTTCACTGACCGCAACCCGCTGAAGCCCGAGAGCTCCTTCGTCGGTTTCGCCAACTACATCGAGCTGTTCCAGGACCCGCGACTCGCCCGAAGCCTCGGTTTCACCCTCGTCGTCGTCGTCTTCGTCACCGTCGTCGCGAACACCCTCGGGCTGATGTTCGCGATGCTGCTGAACCGTTCCACCGTGAACTACCGCGTGATGCGAACCCTGATCTTCATTCCGCAGGTGCTCTCCGGCGTGATCGTGGCGTTCATCTGGCGGAGCATCCTGACGCAGAACGGTCTGCTCAACGTCACCCTGCAGAATCTCGGCCTGACCGACACCGCGATCTCCTGGATCGGAACGCCCGAGTTGGCGACGCTGTCCATCTGCGTCGTCGTCAGCTGGATCACGATCGCGTTCTCCACCGTCGTCTACACGGCCTCCCTCCAATCCGTCCCGGCCGAGCTGTACGAAGCGGCGAAAGTCGACGGCGCCGGCGTCTTCGGACGATTCCGGAACGTCACCTTCCCCATGATCGCTCCCGGCATGACGATCAGCGTGACGTTGTCATTGATCACCACCCTCAAGCTCTACGACGTCATCGCGGTGCTCACCGGCGGCGGTCCTGCGAACTCGACGAAGTCCGTCGCCTACTACTTGATCGACGTGGCGTTCACGAACAACCGGTTCGGATACTCGAGTGCCATCGCCATCTTCCTGCTCGGGCTGACCGCCCTCGTCGCCTACACCACCACCGGACTGCTCCGTCGACGGGAGGCCCACCTGTGA